The sequence TCCCGGAGGGGTCGAACTTCCGTCCCTGCGTGATCGGGTTGAACACCCGGTAGAACGGCGAGGCGTCCGTGCCGCAGCCGGCGACCCACTGCCAGCCGTGGTTGTTCGAGGCGAGATCCCCGTCCACGAGGTGGTTCAGGAACTCCCGCGCGCCCAGCCCCCAGTCCAGGTGCAGGTCCTTGACCAGGAACGACGCGACGATCATGCGGACCCGGTTGTGCACCCAGGCCTCCGCCCGCAGCTGCCGCATGCCCGCGTCGACGATCGGGTAGCCGGTCCGTCCCTCGGCCCAGGCCGCGAACCGGTCCCGGTCCGAGTCCACCTCCATCCGCGTGTACGCCTTGTTCAGGCACTCGCGGGCGGTGCGCGGCTCCTGCCAGAGCACGTCGGCGTAGAACTCCCGCCAGGCCAGCTCCTTGCGGAAGGTCTCCGTCCCCGTCCCGGTACGCCCGGACAGGTCTGCCAGCAGCGTGCGCGGATGCACCGCGCCGTACTTCAGGTAGACCGAGAGGCGACTCGTCGACGGCTTGTCCGGCCGGTTGCGCCCGTCCGAGTAGTCCCGCAGCGCCGACTCGCGGAAGTCCTCCCAGCGCTGCAGCGCCGCCGCCTCGCCCGCGTCCGGCAGCGTGAGCCCGGGCGGCAGGTCGGGATCCTTCGGGATCCCGGTCGAGTCCACCCCGGTCAGCCAGCGGACCTCGGCCTTGGCCGAGTCGGCCGGGGCGCGCCAGCCGTGCCGCATCCAGGCCCGGAAGAACGGCGTGTAGACCCGGAACGGCGTGTCGTCGTCCTTGCGCACCCGCCCCGGCGCGACCGCGTACGGCGAGCCGGTCCGGACCAGCTCGACCCCGTCCGGCAGCGCCTTCTCGACCCTCGCGTCCCGCTCCCGCCCGTACGGGCCGAAGTCGGCGGCGACGTGCACGGACGACGCCTCGACCTCGCGGGCCACCCGCGGCACCACGTTCTCCGGCTTGCCCCGCAGCACCACCAGCCGGTCGCCGAGCGCGTCGTCCAGCTCCCGCAGCGAGCGGTAGAGGAAGGCCAGCCGGGGAGCGCCGCTGGGCTTGCGCAGCGCGTCGTCGAGCACGAACAACGGGAGCACGCCGCCGTCGGCCGACTCGGAGAGGGCCGCGAGCAACGCCGGGTTGTCGCCGATCCGCAGGTCCCGCCGGAACCACAACACGCTGGTCACCGCCGTGACCCTAGGGCGGGATCGCGGCCGGCGCCTGTCGAGGGAACCCGGGGCCCGTCCCGTACGTCCGACGACACATGGTGACGGCCCGACTCCGTGCCCAACTCGTCCTGCTGACCGCGGGCGGGGCGATCCTCCTGTCCGCCTGCGGGAACGCGACCCCGCAATCAGGCGCCGCGCCCGCCCCGGCGAGCCCCACCAGCGCCACGCCGCCGTTCTCGGTCCCGCCCACGGTTCCGTCCGGAGGGGGTGGGGTGCAGCCCGGCCCCACCGGCATCCCGATCGGCACCGGCAAGCCCGTCGTGATCGACGGCATCATCGAGACCGGCGTCGAGCCCGGCTGCAAGGTGCTCAACGCCGGCAACACCCGATACCTCGTCCTGACCAGCAAGGACGTGCCGATGGGCGTGCCCGTCCGGGTCGAGGGAGTGCTCCAGCCCGGGGTTTTGAGCACCTGCCAGCAGGGGACGCCACTGCGGGTGACTAGCGTGAAGCGTCGCTGACCGGCGGCGAGAGCAGCCATAGACCGAGGGAGACGGACTCATGAGCGTGGATCCGGGCTCGATGGAATCGGGGAGCGACCCGCAGGACGCTCTCATGGATCCCGACGAGGAGACGACCCTCGAGGACAACGAGACCTTCGACGACATCGACGAGGGCGACGACTCGACGGACCCCAAGTCCTCCATCTACGACACGAGCTGGGTCCCGGACGACCGCCCCAGCCACCGCACCGACTTCGGCAACACCCTCTCCGAGATGCGCGACGGCGAGTCGCTGGACCAGCATCTGGCCGAGGAGGAGCCGGACGTGCTGGAGCGCGAGCTCGGTGACCCGGTCGACCAGATCGACCCGCCCCGCGGCGAGCTCATCGACACCGACGAGACCACCGACGGCCGCGCCGCCACCGCCGCGGACCTCGAGGACCCCGAGGCCGACCGGCTGGTCGAGGAGGAGGACGGCGACACCGAGGTGCCGACCGCGGACTTCGACGAGCAGGAGCCGCGCGCCGGCCGGCTGGTCGAGCCGGACGAGGGCCTGGAGTCGGACACCGAGAAGGACATGATCGCGTACGACGCGGGCATCTCCGGGGCCGGCGCCTCCGCCGAGGAGGCCGCCGTCCACATCACCGACGAGCCGTAACGGCTAGCGGCCCGGCCGCGGCACCTCCAGCGCCACGTGCAGCTGGTAGCGGTCGGCCCGGTACGTCGAGACCGCGAACTCGACCGGACGATCGCCGACGAACGACCGGCGCTGCAGCAGCAGGACCGCGGCGGCGCCGGCCGGCAGGTCCAGCAGGGCCGCGTCGGTCGGGTCGGCGATGCCGGCCTCGATGGTCTGCTCGCCGCGATCCAGCAGCACGCCGTACGTCGAGGCGAGCAGGTCGTACAGCGACCGGCCCGCCAGCGACTCCTCGGACAGGCCGGGCGCGACCGCGGCCGGGATGTGCGAGCGCTCGACCGCCATCGGGATCCCGTCGGCGGTCCGCAGCCGCTCGATGACGTGAACCTCGTCGCCGGGCGCGATCTGCAGCATCCGGGCCAGGTGCGCGCTGGCCTCGTCGGTCCGCCGGTCGAGGTCGCGGGAGCCGGGCTCCAGCCCGCGCGCCCGCATGTCCTCGGTGAACGAGGCCAGCCGCAGCGGCATCTCGATCTTCGGCCGGGCCACGAACGTGCCCTTGCCCTGCACCCGGTAGAGCCGGCCCTCGGAGACCAGGTGGTCCACCGACTGCCGGACGGTCATCCGGGACAGGCCGAAGCGCGCCGACAGCTCCCGCTCGGACGGGATCGACTGATCGGCATCCAGCTCGGTCTCGACCAGGTCCAGCAGGATCTCCCGAAGCTGCGAGTACTTCGGGACCGGGCTGTGGTGGTCGATCGTGACCTTTCCCGCGGTCTCTCCGGCGGCCATTGCGCCTTCTTCCTTCCCGCGGTTACAGTCGCCGCACTGGTATGGACCGGTCTAGTCCGGAAGTGGACCAGACCACAAAGCACAGTGTCAATGTTCCTGCCCGGGGGAGGTTCCCGTGCATGTGATCCGCGCGCCGCGTGTCGTTGCTGACAGCGTGCCGCTCGGACCAGCCTGCGTCGCCGTTTCCGACGGATCGGTGCTGGGCGTGGTCGCGGGCGACACGTACGGTGGCGTCTCGCCCGATCTGGACCTGCCCTCCGGCGTCCTCGTCCCCGGCCTCGTCGACCTGCAGATCAACGGCTGCTTCGGGGTCGACTTCGTCGCGGCCGGACCGGACGAATGGCGCGACGTGGCCCGGCGGCTGCCGGAGACCGGCGTCACCGCGTTCCTGCCGACGTTCATCACCGCGCCGGTCCCGGATCTGGTCGCCGCGCTGCGCCGGACCGCGGAGCTGCCCGACCTCGGCGGCGCCCGGGTGCTCGGCGTGCACGTCGAGGGACCGTTCCTGGCCCCGAACCGGCACGGCGCGCACGACCCGGACCTGCTGCGCGACCCCACCCCGGACGCGATCGACGCGCTGATCGAGGCGGCGCCCGGCCTGCTGCGGATGCTCACCCTCGCGCCCGAACGGCCCGGAGGCATGGCCGCGGTCCGGCGGCTGGCCGAGGCCGGCGTGCTGGTCAGCGTCGGGCACAGTGACGCCACCGCGGCCCAGGCCGAGGCGGCCGCGGACGCCGGCGCCCGGCTGGTCACCCACCTGTTCAACGCGATGCGCCCGCTGCACCACCGCGAACCCGGAGTGGTCGGGCAGGCTCTGGCCGACGAGCGGCTGACCTGCGGCCTGATCGCGGACCTGCACCACGTGGCCGCGCCGGTCTGCCGGCTCGCGTTCGCCGCCGCACCGGGACGGATCATGCTCGTCACCGACGCGGTCGCGGCCGCCGGGATGCCGCCGGGCACGTACGACCTGGGCGGTCAGCAGGTCTCGGTCGACCCACTGGGCCTGCCCCGGCGCGCGGACGGCACGATCGCCGGCTCCG comes from Mycobacteriales bacterium and encodes:
- a CDS encoding deoxyribodipyrimidine photo-lyase, which produces MTSVLWFRRDLRIGDNPALLAALSESADGGVLPLFVLDDALRKPSGAPRLAFLYRSLRELDDALGDRLVVLRGKPENVVPRVAREVEASSVHVAADFGPYGRERDARVEKALPDGVELVRTGSPYAVAPGRVRKDDDTPFRVYTPFFRAWMRHGWRAPADSAKAEVRWLTGVDSTGIPKDPDLPPGLTLPDAGEAAALQRWEDFRESALRDYSDGRNRPDKPSTSRLSVYLKYGAVHPRTLLADLSGRTGTGTETFRKELAWREFYADVLWQEPRTARECLNKAYTRMEVDSDRDRFAAWAEGRTGYPIVDAGMRQLRAEAWVHNRVRMIVASFLVKDLHLDWGLGAREFLNHLVDGDLASNNHGWQWVAGCGTDASPFYRVFNPITQGRKFDPSGNYVRRYVPELRSVEGAAVHEPWDLPGGPPDGYPDRMVDHAAEREEALARYEKVRR
- a CDS encoding DUF5709 domain-containing protein, whose product is MSVDPGSMESGSDPQDALMDPDEETTLEDNETFDDIDEGDDSTDPKSSIYDTSWVPDDRPSHRTDFGNTLSEMRDGESLDQHLAEEEPDVLERELGDPVDQIDPPRGELIDTDETTDGRAATAADLEDPEADRLVEEEDGDTEVPTADFDEQEPRAGRLVEPDEGLESDTEKDMIAYDAGISGAGASAEEAAVHITDEP
- a CDS encoding GntR family transcriptional regulator; protein product: MAAGETAGKVTIDHHSPVPKYSQLREILLDLVETELDADQSIPSERELSARFGLSRMTVRQSVDHLVSEGRLYRVQGKGTFVARPKIEMPLRLASFTEDMRARGLEPGSRDLDRRTDEASAHLARMLQIAPGDEVHVIERLRTADGIPMAVERSHIPAAVAPGLSEESLAGRSLYDLLASTYGVLLDRGEQTIEAGIADPTDAALLDLPAGAAAVLLLQRRSFVGDRPVEFAVSTYRADRYQLHVALEVPRPGR
- the nagA gene encoding N-acetylglucosamine-6-phosphate deacetylase; its protein translation is MPLGPACVAVSDGSVLGVVAGDTYGGVSPDLDLPSGVLVPGLVDLQINGCFGVDFVAAGPDEWRDVARRLPETGVTAFLPTFITAPVPDLVAALRRTAELPDLGGARVLGVHVEGPFLAPNRHGAHDPDLLRDPTPDAIDALIEAAPGLLRMLTLAPERPGGMAAVRRLAEAGVLVSVGHSDATAAQAEAAADAGARLVTHLFNAMRPLHHREPGVVGQALADERLTCGLIADLHHVAAPVCRLAFAAAPGRIMLVTDAVAAAGMPPGTYDLGGQQVSVDPLGLPRRADGTIAGSGLRLDAAIANVVAAGIDLRSAVDAATRLPADIIGRPDLGRIAPGATADLVWLGDDLTARATWLGGRLAYGQVPGAVDGTAAPRPAAAPRPTAAPRPAAAPRPAGSPTPTGSPMPAGAPSPAGSSSSAAERAAASSPAADRVGP